A window from Mya arenaria isolate MELC-2E11 chromosome 9, ASM2691426v1 encodes these proteins:
- the LOC128202802 gene encoding uncharacterized protein LOC128202802: protein MKGSSSRIKMWNTVSSLVLVLVLAGLESVNSASTQSSTRTYLNESTVKPTKASSASPANRKTIIYGNEDCTLVTNSQSGLQKLDEYLHNEDVKLIRYIFTIDNTTTPLNMTSIKQYRPMIWTRTFSAQGLGVLQLGDMYSVYSFRLLDIGIETLEINLSQQPADCLQGKSAEDFEQMLRLAVLSELQTPSLASDGDFKVFNDSQNICNQHALTDQGMLNVSYYCCTLDKDKQLVCRYLTFTTVWMKVIFWAAMILPAIVVLFLPNYLPKSMLVSKTGVASFTYRLSGFKILRVTRIESIDQIDRGQAHEIIDIDRIKHMEQFFEKVSVLAVNTTSSLYLQDIRFLVPNECVLTKEDMGLYNVFRRMIFNCGVRNTKWYRLLKVLVKLLFAVLVFAPVLVRVAVFYVFEYDEASALEESAKEHSEVVVIQNGLTVNIPPFHPDTPDWDSLLEDPYFKATVNSVLDSYKESWHIDDISVVDHPPPNDNDVLIPITGTKPDTNATLLYILDIENPDITDRNSENGSVKCTCCESRVLLQMPPIGIFLKDIKKEFKDKLQR from the exons ATGAA AGGGTCTAGCTCCCGAATCAAGATGTGGAACACGGTTTCATCGTTAGTATTAGTCCTTGTTCTAGCAGGATTAGAATCAGTAAATTCAGCAAGTACACAATCTTCTACAAGAACGTACCTCAATGAAAGTACAGTCAAACCAACTAAAGCGAGCTCAGCAAGTCCAGCCAATCGGAAGACCATAATTTACGGCAATGAAGACTGCACACTTGTCACCAACAGTCAGTCGGGTTTGCAAAAATTAGACGAATATCTCCACAACGAAGATGTGAAACTCATTCGGTATATATTTACCATAGATAACACGACTACTCCACTCAATATGACCTCTATCAAACAGTATCGCCCAATGATTTGGACCAGGACGTTTTCCGCCCAGGGTCTCGGGGTGCTCCAACTAGGAGATATGTACAGCGTGTACTCGTTTCGCCTTCTTGACATCGGCATTGAAACTCTTGAAATAAACTTATCCCAACAACCAGCTGATTGTTTGCAGGGAAAATCAGCGGAGGATTTTGAGCAGATGCTTCGTCTCGCTGTCCTCAGTGAACTTCAGACGCCCAGCCTTGCCAGCGATGGTGACTTCAAAGTCTTTAATGACTCTCAAAACATTTGCAATCAGCATGCCCTCACGGACCAAGGGATGTTAAACGTTTCTTACTATTGTTGCACATTGGACAAAGACAAACAACTTGTATGCAGATACCTTACCTTCACTACCGTCTGGATGAAGGTTATATTCTGGGCAGCGATGATTTTGCCTGCAATAGTAGTTCTATTTTTACCGAACTATCTACCAAAGTCAATGTTGGTCTCGAAGACAGGTGTTGCATCGTTTACGTATAGACTTAGTGGCTTTAAAATATTACGTGTAACTCGTATCGAATCAATTGATCAAATTGATCGGGGCCAAGCACATGAAATCATAGATATTGATAGGATAAAACACATGGAgcaattttttgaaaaagtttcaGTCCTTGCAGTAAATACCACATCTTCTCTATATTTGCAAGATATCAGATTTTTGGTTCCAAATGAATGTGTTTTAACGAAAGAGGATATGGgtttgtataatgttttcagAAGAATGATATTTAACTGCGGAGTGCGTAACACAAAGTGGTACAGGTTACTTAAAGTGTTGGTGAAACTCCTGTTTGCTGTTTTGGTATTCGCTCCAGTACTTGTACGTGTTGCGGTTTTTTACGTTTTCGAATACGATGAAGCAAGCGCACTAGAAGAATCTGCAAAGGAACATTCCGAGGTGGTTGTTATTCAGAATGGGTTAACAGTGAATATACCACCCTTTCACCCG GATACACCAGACTGGGACTCGCTGCTTGAAGACCCCTATTTTAAGGCTACGGTGAACAGCGTATTGGACAGTTATAAGGAGAGCTGGCATATAGATGATATATCAGTTGTCGATCATCCTCCCCCGAatgataatgatgttttaattcCAATAACCGGTACAAAACCAGACACTAACGCAACGCTACTCTACATCTTGGACATAGAAAACCCAGATATAACGGATCGAAATAGTGAAAATGGCAGCGTAAAATGCACTTGTTGCGAATCAAGAGTTTTGCTTCAAATGCCGCCTATAGGCATATTTTTGAAGGATATAAAGAAAGAATTTAAAGACAAGTTACAACGATAA